One genomic region from Argentina anserina chromosome 2, drPotAnse1.1, whole genome shotgun sequence encodes:
- the LOC126783920 gene encoding uncharacterized protein LOC126783920 — MAQPILKKDVEALQGRLVALSRFISRLTDKCEPFFRLLRRSKSKLIEWTPDCQEAFQGLKDYLAAVPLLSTPQPGEPLYLYLAVSTTAVSSALVRRDGTKELPVFYAGRAMNGPETRYPTLEQLALALIVAARRLRHYFQAHSIHVLTNQPLKQVLQNPEHSGRLSKWAIELTEFDIEYRPRPAVKGQAVADFIAEMIPRDTAEVEPDNVINPVTEYEALIAGLQLALSTGATSINVFSDSQLVVNQITGSFTAKDEQLAAYLAYATTLLKRFEFYHINQIPRANNARADSLARLATTQPHQCHKDTRVEILHHPSIHQTLQQICQIERDQASWMDEIVAFKCNGKLPEDETMAKQLRRRAVRYYLRNNTLYRQGLLNAFSRPQVRHNKRRQADLERNPQR, encoded by the exons ATGGCGCAGCCAATACTCAAGAAGGATGTAGAAGCCCTCCAAGGCAGACTCGTGGCATTATCTAGATTCATATCAAGACTGACTGACAAGTGTGAGCCGTTCTTCAGATTGTTAAGGCGCTCTAAGAGTAAACTGATCGAATGGACACCAGACTGCCAAGAGGCCTTTCAGGGATTAAAAGATTACCTCGCCGCAGTACCATTACTGTCAACCCCACAGCCGGGTGAACCCCTGTACCTTTACCTCGCAGTATCCACAACCGCGGTCAGCAGTGCCTTAGTTCGCCGTGATGGAACTAAAGAACTGCCAGTTTTTTACGCAGGACGAGCCATGAACGGCCCAGAGACAAGATACCCAACATTGGAGCAATTAGCCCTCGCGCTCATCGTAGCAGCCAGACGACTGCGCCACTATTTCCAAGCTCACAGCATCCACGTACTCACAAATCAGCCTCTCAAACAAGTACTACAGAATCCAGAACACTCCGGGCGACTCAGCAAATGGGCTATCGAGCTGACAGAATTCGACATCGAATACAGGCCACGACCCGCCGTAAAAGGACAGGCCGTAGCCGATTTCATAGCAGAAATGATCCCCCGAGATACGGCGGAAGTGGAACCAGATAATGTCATCAACCCCGTCA CGGAGTACGAAGCACTGATTGCAGGACTACAATTGGCCCTAAGCACGGGTGCCACTAGCATTAATGTGTTCAGTGATTCTCAGCTCGTAGTCAATCAAATCACCGGGTCCTTCACTGCTAAGGATGAGCAACTAGCAGCCTACCTGGCGTATGCCACAACATTATTAAAGCGGTTCGAATTCTACCACATCAATCAAATACCGAGGGCCAATAACGCAAGAGCGGACTCCTTAGCAAGACTCGCCACGACGCAACCCCACCAATGCCACAAGGATACCAGGGTCGAAATTCTCCACCATCCCTCCATTCACCAGACCTTGCAACAGATATGCCAGATAGAGCGCGACCAAGCCTCGTGGATGGATGAGATAGTAGCATTCAAGTGCAACGGCAAGCTACCAGAGGACGAGACCATGGCAAAACAACTAAGGAGACGGGCGGTAAGATATTACCTGCGGAACAACACACTCTATCGCCAAGGTCTGCTGAATGCTTTCAGCAGACCTCAAGTGCGTCACAACAAAAGAAGGCAAGCAGATCTTGAACGAAATCCACAGCGGTGA